From Deltaproteobacteria bacterium, one genomic window encodes:
- a CDS encoding response regulator has protein sequence MGDPGMEAARRHSILVIDDEPDVVESVRDLLRLDYRVLGATRAREGIGILAQEAIDVVMTDQRMPEMTGVELLHHVRETHPDAIRLLFTGYADIRAVIDAINRGSVYRYITKPWDPDELQSIIRDAVERHDLIEERQRLLAELERSNEELRAANAALAQASELKSSFIQVASHELRTPITILLALTYLVKRAPSVPEPLNSWLRGIVNATDRLHHLVDQLTTMLSLERFERPLVRRPASLSGLLREAASDVRPFVDLRGQTLACDFDDTLGTIDVEAPKIRDALNHLLLNAIKFTPDAGRITLRARRTPEQGAEIEVVDSGAGIDAASLPRIFEPFFTAFDVSRHASGVFEYDRRGLGLGLSVMKAFVEMHGGSVRVRSQVGRGSTFTVVLPPGPRVAGPRVD, from the coding sequence GTGGGGGACCCAGGGATGGAGGCGGCGCGGCGGCACAGCATCCTCGTCATCGACGACGAGCCCGACGTGGTGGAGAGCGTCCGCGATCTCCTCCGGCTCGACTACCGCGTCCTGGGCGCCACGCGCGCCCGCGAGGGCATCGGCATCCTCGCGCAGGAAGCGATCGACGTGGTGATGACCGACCAGCGGATGCCGGAGATGACGGGCGTCGAGCTGCTGCATCACGTGCGCGAGACCCATCCGGATGCCATTCGCCTGCTGTTCACCGGCTACGCCGACATCCGCGCCGTCATCGACGCCATCAACCGCGGCAGCGTCTACCGCTACATCACCAAGCCGTGGGACCCGGACGAGCTGCAATCGATCATCCGGGACGCGGTCGAGCGGCACGACCTCATCGAGGAGCGCCAGCGGTTGCTTGCCGAGCTCGAGCGCAGCAACGAGGAGCTCCGGGCGGCCAACGCCGCGCTCGCCCAGGCCAGCGAGCTGAAGTCGAGCTTCATCCAGGTGGCGAGCCACGAGCTGCGGACGCCGATCACGATCCTCCTCGCCCTCACCTACCTGGTGAAGCGTGCCCCCAGCGTCCCGGAGCCGCTGAACAGCTGGCTCAGGGGCATCGTGAACGCGACCGATCGGCTCCACCACCTGGTCGACCAGCTCACCACGATGCTGTCGCTCGAGCGCTTCGAGCGGCCGCTCGTCCGGCGGCCCGCGTCGCTCTCCGGGTTGCTGCGGGAGGCCGCGAGCGACGTGCGGCCGTTCGTCGATCTGCGCGGCCAGACGCTCGCCTGCGACTTCGACGACACGCTCGGGACGATCGACGTGGAGGCGCCGAAGATCCGCGACGCCCTCAACCACCTGCTGCTGAACGCCATCAAGTTCACCCCCGACGCCGGGCGCATCACGCTGCGCGCCCGCCGGACGCCGGAGCAGGGCGCCGAGATCGAGGTCGTCGACAGCGGCGCCGGGATCGACGCGGCGAGCCTGCCCCGCATCTTCGAGCCGTTCTTCACCGCCTTCGACGTCTCGCGGCACGCCTCGGGCGTGTTCGAGTACGACCGCCGCGGGCTCGGGCTCGGGCTGAGCGTCATGAAGGCCTTCGTCGAGATGCACGGCGGGTCCGTGAGGGTGCGGAGCCAGGTGGGGCGCGGGTCGACGTTCACGGTCGTCCTGCCACCCGGTCCGCGCGTCGCCGGTCCGCGCGTCGATTGA
- a CDS encoding SDR family oxidoreductase — protein sequence MEGRAVLITGGAGGLGSAMARRLRAAGARVVLHDVNAEGGRAVAGALNADGTGAPVRFVQGDLADLAGARGQALSLDREVNGFHGLVNNAAVVPLKPIADYTLEEYERIQRVNAHAAFALVQALVPSMRARGGGAVVNVCSITLGGEWANFVPYVASKGALLGMTRALARELGPDNIRVNAVSPGAIPTDAEQVHPDPEGYARRVIERQSLKFRGTPEDVAHAVHFLLSDQARFITGQNLDVNGGWLMG from the coding sequence ATGGAAGGGCGCGCGGTGCTGATCACCGGAGGCGCGGGAGGCCTCGGCTCCGCCATGGCGAGGCGGCTGCGGGCGGCGGGGGCGCGGGTCGTGCTCCATGACGTCAACGCCGAGGGCGGCCGGGCCGTCGCCGGCGCGCTGAACGCCGACGGCACGGGGGCGCCGGTGCGCTTCGTGCAGGGTGATCTCGCGGACCTCGCCGGCGCCCGCGGCCAGGCGCTGTCGCTCGATCGCGAGGTGAATGGCTTCCACGGCCTCGTCAACAACGCCGCGGTGGTGCCGCTCAAGCCGATCGCCGACTACACGCTCGAGGAGTACGAGCGCATCCAGCGGGTCAACGCGCACGCTGCCTTCGCGCTCGTGCAGGCGCTCGTCCCGTCGATGCGCGCGCGGGGCGGGGGTGCCGTGGTCAACGTCTGCAGCATCACGCTCGGGGGCGAGTGGGCGAACTTCGTGCCGTACGTCGCCTCCAAGGGCGCGCTGCTCGGCATGACGCGCGCGCTCGCGCGCGAGCTCGGCCCCGACAACATCCGCGTGAACGCCGTGAGCCCGGGCGCCATCCCGACCGACGCCGAGCAGGTGCATCCCGATCCCGAGGGCTACGCGCGCCGGGTGATCGAGCGCCAGTCGCTCAAGTTCCGTGGCACCCCCGAGGACGTCGCCCACGCCGTTCACTTCCTCCTCTCGGACCAGGCCCGCTTCATCACCGGGCAGAACCTCGATGTGAACGGCGGCTGGCTCATGGGGTGA
- a CDS encoding PDZ domain-containing protein has translation MPPPASTRAWRGCRFGSVRIGSPVGISARGPADLKTVLPPQAAPVECKEMLGRSALLVSVATGLAWAAAAPVEVEVRDVRLDPTTGSPVVQLVEKGKGGRELPIWIGPFEAQAIAAEIQGVPLPRPLTHDLMKRLVESLGARLDRVVIGDLRDNTYFATLHLAGADGKDISLDARPSDAIALALRLHGPILVADEVFVKSRAAHATPAAAHLWGLTLQDLTPEIAVFFKAPEAKGVLVSDVGDDAPAHEALRGDVITALDGEPVHSVGELADRAGARTTSEPIRLLLRRGARDLTITFPVR, from the coding sequence ATGCCGCCTCCCGCCAGCACGAGGGCATGGCGCGGTTGCCGTTTCGGGTCGGTGCGCATCGGTTCCCCGGTCGGGATCTCGGCACGCGGCCCCGCCGACTTGAAAACGGTATTGCCGCCGCAGGCGGCGCCTGTAGAATGCAAGGAAATGCTCGGGCGCTCCGCGCTGCTCGTCTCGGTGGCAACCGGCCTCGCGTGGGCCGCGGCGGCACCGGTCGAGGTCGAGGTGCGCGACGTCCGGCTCGATCCGACGACCGGCTCGCCGGTCGTGCAGCTCGTCGAGAAGGGCAAGGGTGGGCGCGAGCTGCCGATCTGGATCGGCCCCTTCGAAGCGCAGGCGATCGCCGCCGAGATACAGGGCGTGCCGCTGCCGCGGCCGCTCACGCACGACCTGATGAAGCGGCTCGTCGAGAGCCTCGGCGCCCGGCTCGACCGCGTCGTGATCGGCGACCTGCGGGACAACACCTACTTCGCGACCCTCCACCTCGCGGGCGCCGACGGGAAGGACATCTCGCTCGACGCGCGGCCGAGCGACGCCATCGCGCTCGCGCTCCGGCTGCACGGGCCGATCCTGGTGGCCGACGAGGTCTTCGTGAAGTCGCGCGCCGCGCACGCCACGCCCGCGGCGGCGCACCTCTGGGGCCTCACCCTCCAGGACCTGACTCCCGAGATCGCCGTCTTCTTCAAGGCGCCCGAGGCCAAGGGAGTGCTCGTCTCCGACGTCGGCGACGACGCCCCCGCGCACGAGGCGCTCCGCGGCGACGTGATCACGGCACTCGACGGCGAGCCCGTCCACTCGGTGGGCGAGCTCGCCGACCGGGCGGGCGCACGCACGACGAGCGAGCCCATCCGGCTGCTGCTCCGACGCGGCGCGCGCGACCTCACGATTACCTTTCCCGTTCGCTGA
- a CDS encoding beta-glucosidase, which translates to MTLDEKLAQLGGVWVTELITDDGFDVERARVRLRHGTGHVTRIGASTALGPAARARLLNDIQRFLVEDTRLGIPAIVHEESVGGLCARDATVFPQAIGLAATWDPALVEAVAGVIREQMLAVGARHTLSPVLDVARDPRWGRVEETYGEDPYLAGVLGTAYVRGLQTDDLGGGVVCTGKHFLAYGLPEGGMNHAPVHVGPRELREVFAEPFAAAIRDAGLASVMNSYSSVDGLPCAGAAEILTRLLRDELGFDGVVVADYFAVALLEFAHRTAGSRREAARQALEAGLDLELPVLDCYRELAALVGTGEVSEALVDRSARRVLRQKLQLGLFERPYADAGAAGRVYDTAEQRALARTVAARSCCLLTNSGVLPLGADRRTIAVVGPTADDPRLLQGDYHYPAHLEIMHLPAPAHFTPHVTPLAGIRDAVGSGTRVFHARGCDVRDPDPRGIADAVGAARDADVAIVCVGGRSGLTGDCTVGEARDATDLGLTGAQPELVDRVIATGTPTVVVVIGGRVLALPRIAVHAAALLYAWLPGEEGGNAIADVLFGTVNPSGRLPVSLPRSVGQVPVYYRYRAGGGRSAFHGDYTDSPATPLFPFGHGLGYTAFAYDQLRVRGASTCEPIEVSVRVANAGTRAGDEVIQLYVRDEVASVARPDRQLVGFAWVSLAPGERRTVHFTVHPSRLAFYDPEMRFVTEPGVLTFMVGASSADIRGSASIDLGGPTAEHRQAAIVPTQARIE; encoded by the coding sequence ATGACGCTCGACGAGAAGCTCGCGCAGCTGGGCGGCGTGTGGGTGACCGAGCTGATCACGGACGACGGCTTCGACGTCGAGCGTGCTCGGGTCCGGCTGCGGCATGGCACGGGACACGTGACGCGCATCGGCGCGTCCACGGCGCTCGGCCCAGCGGCGAGGGCGCGGCTCCTGAACGACATCCAGCGCTTCCTGGTCGAGGACACGCGGCTCGGCATCCCGGCGATCGTGCACGAGGAGTCGGTGGGCGGCCTCTGTGCGCGGGACGCCACCGTGTTCCCCCAGGCGATCGGTCTCGCGGCCACCTGGGACCCGGCGCTCGTGGAGGCCGTCGCCGGCGTGATTCGCGAGCAGATGCTGGCGGTCGGCGCGCGACACACGCTCTCGCCGGTGCTCGACGTGGCGCGCGACCCCCGCTGGGGCCGCGTGGAGGAGACCTACGGCGAGGACCCCTACCTCGCGGGCGTGCTCGGGACGGCCTACGTGCGCGGTCTCCAGACCGACGACCTCGGCGGCGGCGTCGTCTGCACGGGCAAGCACTTCCTCGCCTACGGGCTGCCCGAGGGCGGGATGAATCATGCCCCGGTGCACGTCGGCCCGCGCGAGCTGCGGGAGGTGTTCGCCGAGCCGTTTGCCGCCGCGATCCGCGACGCCGGGCTCGCCAGCGTCATGAACTCCTACAGCTCCGTCGACGGCTTGCCGTGCGCCGGCGCCGCCGAGATCCTCACCCGCCTGCTGCGCGACGAGCTCGGCTTCGACGGCGTCGTGGTGGCCGACTACTTCGCCGTCGCGCTGCTCGAATTTGCCCACCGGACGGCGGGGAGCAGGCGCGAAGCGGCGCGCCAGGCGCTCGAGGCCGGCCTCGACCTCGAGCTGCCGGTCCTCGACTGCTATCGCGAGCTCGCGGCGCTGGTCGGTACGGGCGAGGTGAGCGAGGCGCTCGTCGACCGCTCGGCGCGTCGCGTGCTGCGGCAGAAGCTCCAGCTCGGGCTCTTCGAGCGGCCCTACGCCGACGCCGGCGCGGCGGGCCGGGTGTACGACACGGCCGAGCAGCGCGCGCTGGCGCGGACCGTTGCCGCGCGCTCGTGCTGCCTGCTCACGAACTCCGGGGTGCTGCCGCTCGGCGCGGATCGGCGGACGATCGCCGTCGTCGGCCCCACCGCCGACGACCCGCGTCTCCTGCAGGGCGACTATCATTACCCGGCGCACCTGGAGATCATGCATCTTCCGGCGCCAGCGCATTTCACGCCGCACGTGACTCCGCTCGCGGGAATCCGCGACGCCGTCGGGTCCGGGACGCGCGTCTTCCACGCCCGGGGCTGCGACGTTCGCGATCCCGACCCGCGCGGCATCGCCGACGCCGTGGGGGCGGCGCGGGACGCGGACGTGGCGATCGTCTGCGTCGGCGGGCGCTCCGGGCTCACGGGGGACTGCACCGTCGGCGAGGCGCGCGACGCAACCGACCTGGGGCTCACCGGCGCGCAACCCGAGCTCGTCGACCGCGTGATCGCCACCGGGACGCCGACCGTCGTCGTGGTGATCGGCGGCCGCGTACTCGCGCTTCCCCGGATCGCGGTGCACGCGGCCGCACTGCTCTACGCCTGGCTTCCCGGGGAGGAAGGCGGCAACGCCATCGCAGACGTGCTCTTCGGTACGGTGAATCCCTCCGGGCGGCTCCCCGTGTCGCTGCCGCGCTCGGTGGGACAGGTGCCGGTCTACTACCGGTATCGGGCGGGCGGCGGACGGTCGGCGTTTCACGGTGACTACACCGACTCGCCGGCGACGCCGCTCTTTCCCTTCGGCCACGGTCTCGGCTACACGGCGTTTGCCTACGACCAGCTCCGTGTGCGCGGCGCGAGCACGTGCGAGCCCATCGAGGTGTCGGTCCGTGTCGCCAATGCCGGCACGCGTGCCGGCGACGAGGTGATCCAGCTCTACGTGCGCGACGAGGTGGCATCCGTGGCGCGCCCGGACCGGCAGCTCGTCGGCTTCGCGTGGGTCTCGCTCGCGCCGGGCGAACGGCGCACCGTCCACTTCACGGTGCATCCGAGCCGCCTCGCCTTCTACGACCCGGAGATGCGGTTCGTGACCGAGCCCGGCGTGCTCACGTTCATGGTGGGCGCGTCGTCGGCGGACATCCGCGGGTCGGCGAGCATCGATCTCGGGGGACCGACGGCCGAGCATCGCCAGGCGGCGATCGTCCCGACGCAGGCGCGGATCGAGTAG
- the gspD gene encoding type II secretion system protein GspD, giving the protein MRRALASLLFLLASAARAADEATIALNFQDVELPVLAKFVSEVTGRNFIIDDRVRGKVTILSPTRITADEAYVVFQSVLQVKGFTTVPSGAFVKILPARDALAAGTHAADEVVTRILPLRHAEATALVPVLQPLVSKDGLVTPYPATNTLVVVDAAANVERVAGLLHDLDAPSSERAVEMVSLRFAPADELAQRLREAFAGEGAGGRGLRAIPDPRTDTLVLVGTPDEVRRARAVVARLDAAPTPGATRVNVYPLRYADAPSLVRVLSQLVGGPAPPPAEPRPHGSSLARGGMLRTESALGYDGGLGAPPPAAVPPPAQPEPASAGAAAAIPLAAPVRITADPATNTLIVSATPEDWETLRAVIEKLDVRRRQVFVEAIILEATIDKLRSLGVEFQAGTAFDGHRALAQANLSLPPGGALADPTSLPGLILAAASNHMVKLPDGREVPAHTVLLTALETDSDLNVLSAPNIVTTDNEEAEIVVGRNVPFVASRATSATNLQNLFTTIERHDVGIMLRMTPQITADDFVRLTLFEEVSDIDPTSVGDPTQVGPTTTVRTASTAVAARDGQTVVIGGLLADTLRQDERSVPYLGKIPVLGALFRKRDGRRMKTNLLVFLTPHVIASDEQMADTSVEQRERMRAAMPKALGRRPELAGPSWQPRGRGPR; this is encoded by the coding sequence ATGAGGCGCGCCCTCGCCAGCCTCCTCTTCCTCCTCGCCTCCGCCGCCCGCGCGGCCGACGAGGCCACCATCGCGCTCAACTTCCAGGACGTCGAGCTGCCCGTGCTGGCGAAGTTCGTGAGCGAGGTGACCGGACGGAACTTCATCATCGACGACCGCGTGCGGGGGAAGGTGACGATCCTCTCGCCGACGCGCATCACCGCCGACGAGGCCTACGTGGTCTTCCAGTCGGTGCTGCAGGTGAAGGGCTTCACCACCGTGCCGAGCGGCGCGTTCGTGAAGATCCTGCCGGCGCGCGACGCACTCGCCGCGGGCACGCATGCGGCCGACGAGGTCGTGACCCGGATCCTGCCACTCCGTCACGCCGAGGCGACGGCGCTCGTCCCCGTCCTCCAGCCGCTGGTCTCCAAGGACGGCCTCGTGACGCCGTATCCCGCCACCAATACGCTCGTCGTCGTCGACGCCGCCGCCAACGTCGAGCGGGTCGCGGGCCTCCTCCACGACCTCGACGCGCCGTCGAGCGAGCGCGCGGTGGAGATGGTCTCGCTCCGCTTCGCCCCCGCGGACGAGCTCGCGCAGCGGCTGCGGGAGGCCTTCGCCGGCGAGGGCGCGGGTGGGCGCGGGCTGCGCGCCATCCCCGACCCGCGCACCGACACGCTCGTCCTCGTCGGCACGCCCGACGAGGTGCGCCGCGCGCGCGCCGTCGTGGCCCGCCTCGACGCGGCGCCGACGCCCGGCGCGACGCGGGTCAACGTCTATCCGCTCCGCTACGCCGACGCCCCGAGCCTCGTCCGCGTCCTCTCGCAGCTGGTCGGCGGCCCCGCGCCGCCCCCTGCGGAGCCACGCCCGCACGGCAGCTCGCTGGCGCGCGGCGGGATGCTCCGGACGGAGAGCGCGCTCGGCTACGACGGCGGGCTCGGCGCACCGCCGCCCGCCGCCGTGCCTCCGCCGGCGCAGCCGGAGCCCGCCTCGGCCGGCGCCGCGGCCGCCATCCCGCTCGCGGCGCCGGTCCGGATCACCGCCGACCCCGCGACCAACACGCTCATCGTGAGCGCGACACCCGAGGACTGGGAGACGCTGCGCGCCGTCATCGAGAAGCTCGACGTGCGCCGCCGCCAGGTGTTCGTCGAGGCGATCATCCTCGAGGCGACGATCGACAAGCTGCGCTCCCTCGGCGTCGAGTTCCAGGCCGGTACCGCGTTCGACGGGCACCGCGCCCTCGCCCAGGCGAACCTCTCGCTGCCGCCGGGCGGGGCGCTCGCCGATCCGACCTCGCTCCCGGGTCTCATCCTCGCGGCAGCCAGCAACCACATGGTCAAGCTGCCCGACGGCCGCGAGGTGCCGGCGCACACGGTGCTGCTCACGGCGCTCGAGACCGACTCCGACCTGAACGTCCTCTCCGCGCCGAACATCGTCACGACGGACAACGAGGAGGCCGAGATCGTCGTCGGCCGCAACGTCCCCTTCGTGGCGAGCCGCGCCACCAGCGCCACGAACCTGCAGAACCTGTTCACCACCATCGAGCGCCACGACGTCGGCATCATGCTGCGCATGACGCCGCAGATCACCGCCGACGACTTCGTCCGCCTGACACTCTTCGAGGAGGTCTCGGACATCGACCCGACGTCCGTCGGCGACCCGACGCAGGTCGGGCCCACCACCACGGTCCGCACCGCGAGCACGGCGGTCGCGGCGCGCGACGGGCAGACGGTGGTGATCGGCGGTCTGCTCGCCGACACGCTCCGCCAGGACGAGCGCTCGGTCCCGTATCTCGGGAAGATCCCCGTCCTCGGCGCCCTCTTCCGCAAGCGCGACGGCCGGCGCATGAAGACGAACCTGCTCGTCTTCCTGACGCCGCACGTGATCGCCTCGGACGAGCAGATGGCCGACACCTCGGTCGAGCAGCGCGAGCGGATGCGGGCAGCGATGCCGAAGGCGCTCGGCCGCCGCCCCGAGCTCGCCGGGCCGTCGTGGCAGCCCCGGGGGCGCGGGCCGCGGTGA
- a CDS encoding patatin family protein: MRTDPKRQPRHALVLAGGGIVGGLYEVGALLALDALLEGFTVCDFDLYVGSSAGAFVAALLANRVTPERLRETLEHDRRTLPRLSGSQFLSLPWRSYLATLPRLAARLPRVAVALCVNWREALVLETLTSLLGLLPHGIFSLDGLEAYVRDVLTRPGRTNDFRRLRRRLYIPATVLNTGEVHVFGATPRERTPISAAVAASAAVPLLFEPVRIDGIDYVDAAVTKTAHAGLAVECGARLVVIVNPVRPLVLESAARGSIRDGGPLAIAGQGLRVVLHRRLRDGLRRHAREHADTDLVLLEPYERDMRLFDYHLMTYGHRHEVIRRGYRTTVKTILADFDRYQALFAKHGITMASRADIERRARRWSSAARRAA, from the coding sequence ATGCGCACCGACCCGAAACGGCAACCGCGCCATGCCCTCGTGCTGGCGGGAGGCGGCATCGTCGGGGGCCTCTACGAGGTGGGGGCGCTGCTCGCGCTCGACGCCCTGCTCGAGGGGTTCACCGTCTGCGACTTCGATCTCTACGTCGGGTCGAGCGCGGGCGCCTTCGTGGCCGCGCTGCTCGCGAACCGCGTGACGCCCGAGCGCCTGCGCGAGACGCTCGAGCACGACCGGCGCACCCTCCCCCGTCTCTCGGGCTCGCAGTTCCTCTCGCTCCCCTGGCGGAGCTACCTCGCCACCCTGCCGCGGCTGGCGGCGAGGCTGCCGCGCGTCGCCGTCGCGCTCTGCGTCAACTGGCGGGAAGCCCTCGTGCTCGAGACGCTGACCTCCCTCCTCGGGCTCCTGCCGCACGGCATCTTCAGCCTCGACGGCCTCGAGGCGTACGTGCGCGACGTGCTGACGCGCCCCGGGCGCACGAACGACTTCCGGCGCCTCAGGCGCCGCCTCTACATCCCCGCCACCGTGCTCAACACCGGCGAGGTCCACGTGTTCGGCGCGACCCCGCGCGAGCGCACGCCGATCTCGGCCGCGGTCGCCGCCTCGGCCGCCGTGCCGCTCCTCTTCGAGCCCGTGCGCATCGACGGCATCGACTACGTCGATGCGGCGGTCACCAAGACCGCGCACGCCGGGCTCGCCGTCGAGTGCGGGGCGCGCCTCGTCGTCATCGTGAACCCCGTCCGGCCCCTGGTGCTCGAGAGCGCCGCGCGCGGGTCGATCCGCGACGGCGGGCCGCTCGCCATCGCGGGCCAGGGCCTCCGCGTCGTCCTCCACCGCCGGCTGCGCGACGGCCTGCGCCGCCACGCGCGCGAGCACGCCGACACCGACCTCGTGCTGCTCGAGCCCTACGAGCGGGACATGCGGCTCTTCGACTATCATCTGATGACGTACGGGCACCGCCACGAGGTCATCCGCCGCGGCTACCGGACCACCGTCAAGACCATCCTCGCCGATTTCGACCGCTACCAGGCGCTCTTCGCCAAGCACGGCATCACGATGGCGTCGCGGGCGGACATCGAGCGGCGGGCGCGGCGCTGGAGCAGCGCGGCGCGGCGGGCGGCGTAG
- a CDS encoding vanadium-dependent haloperoxidase, translating to MPRRFPYPAILAAVGVFLVPAAQADGPTRKQVACMLALNAAGAHVAAVSVAAATRCVRDACTGKLAGGETADQCLAADRGGAVGRAERRTVAVAGRKCREAPPFGPQSAQEVNDAFAAPLRLHAVFGPELAAVLKTTATDRAAAGCQIAAAKGLALVTLAELGEFNRCKRFKLRHGATSALALQTCVGVETGRLARTRNAAQALVSRKCEGVALAAAAPGECAADALPDLFACVGFQASCGTCNAVNGGDHVGRACHQFNDVGIATRYCGERPVTTQSVARQWDEEMLAAIRRDNPRPPVHARNLFHVSVAMYDAWAAYDATARPYLTHERATSTDVERDRAIAISFAAYRVLSERYSPDLALNAGASQVSFDTRLNALGLDKTFTDTTGSGPAALGNRIAAAVIASGKTDGSNEDGNYADPSYHPVNQPLIVKVPDIDFATVADPNRWQPLALDKMIGQNGVPLPGKIQTFVGSQWGDVTPFALTRANPTDLYLDPGPQPQLTGLGDATDLTFKAQVQQVIELSSRLTPDDPTMIDISPASLGNNPLGTNDGHGYPVNPATGQPYTPELVKRGDFGRLIAEYWADGPTSETPPGHWNVLANSVADTAGFERRFRGAGPVLDPLEWDVKTYLALNAAVHDAAIACWGAKRKYDGVRPITMIRYMGKKGQSSDSGQASFHPMGLPLEPGVIELITAESSAAGERHADLVAAGAQLGDVAIVAWPGGPADPKTQHSGTRWVLAKGWVPYQRATFVTPAFPGYFSGHSTFSRSAAEVLTLITGSEFFPGGLGEFVVRQNGFLQFEAGPSGDVTLQWARYFDAADQAGQSRLWGGIHVEADDFTGRRVGDQIGIAALNKALTYFDGTAAP from the coding sequence GTGCCGCGCCGCTTCCCATACCCGGCAATCCTCGCCGCCGTCGGTGTCTTCCTGGTCCCGGCCGCTCAGGCCGACGGGCCGACGAGGAAGCAGGTCGCCTGCATGCTCGCGCTCAACGCGGCGGGGGCGCACGTCGCAGCGGTCAGCGTTGCCGCGGCCACGCGCTGCGTGCGCGACGCGTGCACCGGCAAGCTCGCGGGAGGCGAGACCGCCGACCAGTGCCTGGCGGCCGACCGCGGTGGCGCCGTGGGCCGCGCGGAGCGGAGGACCGTCGCGGTCGCCGGCCGCAAGTGTCGGGAGGCGCCCCCTTTCGGCCCGCAGAGCGCGCAGGAGGTGAACGACGCCTTCGCGGCGCCGCTGCGCCTGCACGCGGTCTTCGGTCCGGAGCTGGCCGCGGTGCTCAAGACCACGGCCACCGATCGCGCCGCGGCCGGCTGCCAGATCGCGGCCGCGAAGGGGCTCGCGCTCGTGACCCTGGCCGAGCTGGGGGAGTTCAACCGCTGCAAGCGGTTCAAGCTCCGGCACGGCGCGACGTCGGCACTCGCGCTCCAGACCTGCGTGGGGGTCGAAACGGGCCGGCTCGCGCGGACCCGGAATGCCGCCCAGGCGCTGGTGAGCAGGAAATGCGAGGGCGTCGCGCTCGCCGCCGCCGCGCCGGGCGAGTGCGCTGCCGACGCACTGCCGGACCTCTTCGCCTGCGTCGGCTTTCAGGCTTCCTGCGGGACGTGCAACGCCGTGAACGGCGGCGATCACGTCGGCAGGGCCTGCCACCAGTTCAACGACGTCGGGATTGCGACGCGATACTGTGGTGAGCGCCCCGTCACCACCCAGTCGGTGGCCCGGCAATGGGACGAGGAGATGCTGGCGGCCATCCGCCGCGACAACCCCCGGCCGCCCGTCCACGCACGCAACCTCTTTCACGTCTCCGTGGCCATGTACGATGCCTGGGCCGCGTACGACGCCACCGCCAGGCCCTACCTGACGCACGAGCGCGCCACCTCGACCGACGTCGAGCGCGACCGCGCGATCGCGATCAGCTTCGCCGCCTACCGCGTCCTCTCGGAACGCTACTCGCCCGATCTCGCGCTCAACGCCGGCGCGTCGCAGGTGAGCTTCGACACCCGCCTGAACGCCCTCGGTCTCGACAAGACGTTCACCGACACGACGGGCTCGGGCCCGGCCGCCCTCGGCAATCGGATCGCAGCGGCCGTGATCGCCTCCGGCAAGACCGACGGCTCGAACGAGGACGGCAACTACGCCGACCCGAGCTACCACCCGGTGAATCAGCCGTTGATCGTGAAGGTCCCCGACATCGACTTCGCGACCGTCGCCGACCCGAACCGCTGGCAGCCGCTCGCGCTCGACAAGATGATCGGCCAGAACGGCGTGCCGCTCCCCGGCAAGATCCAGACGTTCGTCGGCTCCCAGTGGGGCGACGTGACGCCGTTTGCGCTGACGCGGGCGAACCCGACCGACCTCTACCTCGACCCGGGGCCGCAGCCGCAGCTCACCGGGCTGGGCGACGCCACGGACCTCACCTTCAAGGCGCAGGTGCAGCAGGTGATCGAGCTGAGCAGCCGCCTGACCCCCGACGACCCGACGATGATCGACATCTCGCCGGCGTCCCTCGGCAACAACCCCCTCGGCACGAACGACGGCCACGGCTACCCCGTGAACCCGGCGACCGGGCAGCCCTACACGCCCGAGCTCGTCAAGCGCGGCGACTTCGGCCGTCTGATCGCCGAGTACTGGGCCGACGGCCCGACGTCGGAGACACCGCCCGGACACTGGAACGTGCTCGCGAACTCGGTCGCCGACACGGCGGGATTCGAGCGGCGGTTCCGCGGCGCCGGGCCCGTGCTGGATCCGCTCGAGTGGGACGTGAAGACCTACCTCGCCCTCAATGCCGCGGTGCACGATGCGGCGATCGCCTGCTGGGGGGCGAAGCGCAAGTACGACGGCGTGCGGCCGATCACCATGATCCGCTACATGGGGAAGAAGGGCCAGTCGTCCGACTCGGGGCAGGCGTCGTTCCACCCCATGGGGCTCCCCCTCGAGCCGGGGGTCATCGAGCTCATCACGGCCGAGAGCTCTGCCGCCGGCGAGCGCCATGCCGACCTCGTCGCCGCGGGCGCGCAGCTCGGCGACGTCGCGATCGTCGCGTGGCCCGGCGGGCCGGCGGATCCGAAGACGCAGCACAGCGGCACGCGATGGGTGCTGGCAAAGGGATGGGTGCCGTATCAACGCGCCACGTTCGTCACGCCGGCCTTCCCCGGCTACTTCTCGGGCCACAGCACGTTCAGCCGCTCCGCCGCCGAGGTGCTGACGCTCATCACGGGCAGCGAGTTCTTCCCCGGCGGACTCGGCGAGTTCGTCGTGCGGCAGAACGGGTTCCTGCAGTTCGAGGCCGGGCCGTCCGGGGACGTGACGCTCCAGTGGGCGCGCTACTTCGACGCCGCCGACCAGGCCGGGCAGTCGCGCCTGTGGGGCGGCATCCACGTGGAGGCGGACGACTTCACGGGACGTCGCGTCGGCGACCAGATCGGCATTGCCGCGCTCAACAAGGCGCTCACGTACTTCGACGGCACCGCCGCACCGTAG